The Trypanosoma brucei gambiense DAL972 chromosome 10, complete sequence genome has a segment encoding these proteins:
- a CDS encoding PIWI-like protein 1, putative: MMRRTLRCMIPAASSSSTSIAAIRRRQQQQQRHHSQGQNNWRCAPTFNESNVLTETNASAAVRSGSSKSLWLCEARQVTLSDVKRDYISKRLLDKKTRFVVRQRLREGGATSNFFPLLFSQPIVLYSYEIEATRRPLHALKAPSGEEVPSQCRGGKTGKTRKGKSKITAPEKISSVPVRRVECSRAWRAVQRYLRRCLPNAPPLVNLRQQIYTTAPLPVVALQLPPECLDLGWVECKLHFRGKTKLTEMDSAEMQETVNKIVLWALRNGGSNQKGHQFCVAREANGKVVHIHDAVSVDGLRVFKGTLIRATFVSSGDDAEDVPSPTVVLPPSTAVLKTLAAGDYGAKKLRFLVEEFVRGFVFKERNVHSYKIADASGTTQASLWDATEETKLKVGCIYEVTDYRVRVFESHNGMRLVEMTVGKTSFNVVMSQQDEVTTGEEADDNGKAKSKESRKDVKKLRSKCGKEASAGEERKHQHQQIEKDEAKRIMKNTSDSGSLPHCTGKLTLKIDTKCTVATELSLWEEVKQHFGSGPYDPAMEERIARSVQGTPVVISTTLRHSVVRLVRFNMVATEVNLEPTLQHLIRELEPGQPYAVLVDYSVVPLQALHCCYDPRTRSWQDTSVTACSFMPSQRLEILELFRAKLESAMQPWGITVAPKPLLSKALSLLPAPQKVSPFAKKQTNDTSIVNDNSNGRLRSVAPSGSVPLRHPPPPSSPTTTAVVGIIASHASEEESSRVKQTTQAIGRYCRSTTVITVPDEQEAVRYLVQQLISAGTEELRDPNTAAVIVTNERETRLVRWMQAECLTRGILPLFVPPCASPKQQQLRCENIRLRLRTVFATDPLRGVDLQREVPAVAQRRVLLVGVDSCHTPTVSTGSVVGILCTAERNHLLPFFWKHERRGQEVELVSEHFEVLISRAMELYDGLDDVVVFQDGDVYSEMSAMQAHLPVGCGFTFACLHKRSDVRFVHEFRGEANTSGSKVAAGNVVKGTVVQALTIQRASEDPLLGNAVNSFYLQNHDCETSTARTVQYTLYCTSPTLDVSDVQQLSHVLAHAMATRATKLPMPTRCAHRLASIVERLIDAVPPLQCSMIPKPLNERLWFF, encoded by the coding sequence aTGATGCGGAGGACTCTTCGTTGTATGATTCCCGCTGCTTCCAGTTCATCCACCTCCATTGCAGCGATTCggaggcggcagcagcagcagcagcgacatCATTCTCAAGGTCAAAATAACTGGAGATGTGCTCCAACTTTTAATGAGTCGAATGTGTTAACTGAAACTAACGCGTCTGCTGCCGTAAGGTCTGGCAGTTCAAAGTCCTTATGGCTTTGTGAGGCGCGTCAGGTGACACTGTCCGATGTCAAGCGTGACTATATCAGCAAGCGGTTGTTGGATAAGAAGACGCGTTTTGTTGTGCGACAGCGGCTTCGTGAGGGAGGTGCAACATCAAATTTCTTTCCGTTACTTTTTAGCCAGCCCATCGTATTGTACTCATACGAAATCGAAGCCACACGCCGTCCTTTGCACGCATTGAAAGCACCCAGTGGGGAGGAAGTGCCATCACAGTGTCGCGGAGGTAAAACGGGAAAGacaaggaaggggaaaagtaaaattaCAGCACCTGAAAAAATATCGTCGGTACCTGTGAGACGGGTGGAGTGCTCTCGGGCGTGGAGGGCTGTGCAACGGTACCTAAGGCGTTGCCTCCCAAATGCACCGCCGCTTGTTAATCTCCGGCAACAAATTTACACAACCGCTCCACTTCCAGTTGTTGCTCTGCAGCTACCACCCGAGTGCCTGGACTTAGGATGGGTGGAGTGCAAGCTGCATTTCAGGGGAAAGACCAAACTTACTGAAATGGATTCTGCGGAAATGCAGGAGACTGTCAATAAGATTGTGTTGTGGGCGCTGAGGAATGGTGGGTCTAACCAAAAAGGACATCAGTTTTGCGTGGCGAGGGAAGCTAATGGTAAGGTTGTTCATATACACGACGCTGTGTCGGTGGACGGCCTCCGTGTTTTCAAGGGGACTTTGATTCGGGCCACGTTTGTTAGCTCTGGAGACGATGCAGAAGATGTGCCGTCGCCGACTGTTGTACTGCCACCGTCGACCGCTGTGCTTAAGACATTAGCAGCAGGTGATTATGGTGCCAAAAAACTGCGTTTCCTCGTGGAGGAGTTTGTGCGAGGTTTCGTCTTCAAGGAGCGAAACGTGCATAGCTACAAAATTGCCGACGCCTCCGGCACCACGCAGGCATCGCTTTGGGATGCAACGGAGGAGACGAAGCTAAAGGTCGGTTGTATTTACGAGGTGACAGACTACCGCGTGCGGGTGTTTGAATCTCATAATGGCATGCGTCTCGTGGAGATGACAGTGGGGAAGACAAGTTTCAACGTTGTTATGTCGCAGCAAGATGAGGTTACAACAGGAGAAGAGGCGGACGATAACGGGAAGGCTAAAAGCAAGGAGAGCCGAAAGGATGTTAAGAAACTCCGTAGTAAATGTGGTAAGGAGGCGTCAGCAGGCGAGGAGAGAAAGCATCAGCATCAACAAATTGAAAAGGATGAAGCAAAACGGATAATGAAGAATACTAGTGACAGTGGTTCATTACCTCACTGCACAGGGAAACTTACTCTCAAAATTGATACCAAATGCACCGTTGCAACCGAACTTTCATTATGGGAGGAGGTCAAACAGCATTTTGGCAGCGGCCCGTACGACCCAGCGATGGAGGAGCGAATTGCGCGCTCAGTTCAGGGAACCCCTGTGGTAATATCCACGACTCTAAGACACTCTGTTGTCCGTCTCGTTAGATTTAACATGGTTGCAACTGAAGTGAATCTCGAACCCACGCTGCAGCACTTAATACGAGAGTTAGAACCAGGGCAACCGTATGCCGTACTCGTGGACTATTCCGTCGTACCGCTTCAAGCCCTACATTGCTGTTACGACCCGCGAACGCGATCCTGGCAAGATACCAGCGTCACCGCCTGCTCTTTCATGCCTTCACAACGCCTTGAAATCCTTGAGCTGTTTCGTGCCAAATTGGAGAGCGCTATGCAGCCGTGGGGTATTACGGTTGCACCAAAACCACTGTTATCGAAGGCGCTCTCCCTCTTACCGGCGCCACAAAAGGTTTCTCCATTTGCGAAGAAACAGACGAATGACACTTCCATTGTTaacgacaacagcaacggcCGCCTCCGGAGTGTCGCTCCGAGTGGTTCCGTACCGCTGCGGCATCCTCCTCCCCCATCGTCACCCACAacaactgctgttgttggaaTTATTGCCTCTCACGCAAGCGAAGAGGAATCAAGTCGTGTGAAGCAGACAACGCAAGCCATAGGTCGTTACTGTCGTAGTACTACTGTCATCACAGTTCCTGATGAGCAAGAAGCGGTGCGCTACCTTGTGCAGCAGTTAATCAGTGCTGGCACAGAGGAATTGCGGGACCCCAACACTGCTGCTGTCATCGTTACGAACGAACGGGAAACACGGTTGGTAAGGTGGATGCAGGCGGAGTGCCTCACGCGTGGGATTTTGCCCCTTTTTGTGCCCCCCTGTGCTTCaccaaaacaacagcaattgCGTTGTGAGAACATTCGGTTGCGATTGCGTACAGTGTTTGCTACCGACCCTCTGCGTGGTGTTGATCTACAGCGTGAGGTTCCAGCAGTTGCTCAGCGACGTGTTCTTCTTGTCGGCGTCGATTCTTGTCACACACCAACTGTAAGCACTGGCAGCGTTGTGGGGATTTTGTGTACTGCGGAACGTAATCATTTGTTACCGTTCTTCTGGAAACATGAGAGACGCGGCCAGGAGGTGGAGCTAGTCTCAGAGCACTTTGAAGTTCTCATTAGCCGCGCCATGGAGTTATATGACGGTTTGGATGACGTGGTGGTTTTTCAGGATGGTGATGTTTACAGTGAGATGTCGGCAATGCAGGCACATCTTCCGGTGGGCTGCGGTTTCACTTTCGCATGCCTTCACAAGCGTTCGGACGTGCGATTTGTCCACGAATTTCGGGGTGAAGCCAACACTTCCGGTAGCAAAGTTGCGGCAGGGAATGTCGTGAAGGGCACTGTCGTACAGGCCTTAACAATTCAGCGTGCGAGTGAGGATCCATTACTGGGGAATGCCGTCAACTCATTTTATCTTCAGAACCACGATTGTGAGACATCCACTGCACGGACGGTTCAATACACGCTATATTGCACGAGCCCCACGCTGGATGTTTCAGATGTGCAGCAGTTGTCACATGTGCTTGCGCATGCGATGGCAACCCGTGCGACAAAACTCCCGATGCCAACAAGGTGTGCTCATCGCCTGGCAAGTATCGTGGAGAGATTAATTGATGCCGTTCCACCGCTGCAGTGCTCAATGATTCCCAAACCTTTGAATGAAAGACTGTGGTTCTTTTAA
- a CDS encoding adrenodoxin reductase, putative, producing MLLRRSHMRRCLKPGAPRHPPLSCASASPLQHTDVTSAPMKTQIAVVGSGPSGCYVAQQLIKKRDDIHVDVFERLPVPFGLCRYGVAPDHPEVKNVEQQFLSMFKSGRVTWIGNVDVGRQLPIDTLLNNYAAVVLATGVDSGKKLNIPGEDLGGVVRAADFVRYYNTYPFPHGSPRFCPFQLGMAHEAVVIGNGNVALDCTRVLAASYKYFCPTDMNCAAIKEFMKNHIHRIHVVGRRGPEHSAFTIAEFRELTKYQQDTVRVTVDPFNPEEARRASTENPRARQRLFELMGRHIVKSDDPESQEVRGPTIPKGTRGPCHIRFRYNMRPLRFLPHRERKGQVGAVVFECTAAETSSSTDCAAATETQAYDVNCGEGGNKGGGTGVKAPKVITVPCDLVITSLGYYGDSIPGVEFDHARGVISHVGGRVKGQPRLYCTGWAKNGPKGIIAHALMDAQVTAATVLEDLDNSALPTGGSDGAFCGKYGLVDYFVEKRMEPVSVAGLERIMHVELERGVDMGKRLEKIDDVRAMLDVALGGAIGKKANNAIRGIMNERPDALLYLNELLDDTTDLAPLARQLARDLPPVMAEQHPPGRLHPSQL from the coding sequence ATGCTCTTGCGGCGGAGCCACATGCGGCGTTGCCTCAAGCCCGGCGCACCGCGTCACCCACCCCTCTCGTGCGCAAGTGCATCGCCTTTACAACACACTGATGTAACTTCAGCACCAATGAAAACGCAAATTGCCGTCGTGGGGAGTGGCCCAAGTGGTTGCTATGTGGCACAGCAGCTTATTAAAAAGCGTGACGACATTCACGTAGATGTGTTTGAGCGTCTCCCCGTGCCCTTCGGTTTATGTCGTTATGGCGTCGCTCCCGACCATCCCGAGGTGAAGAACGTGGagcagcagtttctttccaTGTTTAAGAGCGGTCGTGTGACGTGGATTGGCAACGTCGATGTAGGGAGACAGTTACCAATTGACACCCTTCTCAATAACTACGCAGCTGTGGTGCTGGCCACAGGTGTGGATAGCGGTAAAAAGCTCAACATTCCCGGTGAGGACCTCGGTGGCGTTGTCCGTGCAGCTGACTTTGTACGTTATTACAACACATATCCTTTTCCACATGGTTCCCCGCGTTTCTGCCCGTTTCAACTGGGGATGGCCCACGAAGCCGTCGTTATTGGAAATGGTAATGTTGCTTTGGATTGTACTCGTGTCTTAGCCGCATCATACAAATATTTCTGCCCCACCGATATGAATTGTGCAGCAATAAAAGAGTTCATGAAGAACCACATCCACCGCATCCACGTGGTGGGTCGGCGAGGCCCTGAACACAGTGCCTTCACCATCGCGGAGTTTAGAGAGTTGACAAAATATCAGCAAGACACAGTGCGGGTTACCGTCGACCCATTCAATCCGGAGGAAGCACGTCGTGCATCAACGGAAAACCCGCGTGCACGTCAACGCCTTTTCGAACTTATGGGGCGTCACATTGTCAAAAGCGATGACCCTGAGAGTCAAGAAGTGAGGGGTCCAACGATACCAAAAGGTACCCGCGGCCCCTGCCACATTAGATTTCGGTACAACATGCGACCTTTGCGGTTTCTGCCGCATCGGGAGCGTAAGGGTCAGGTGGGTGCGGTTGTATTCGAATGTACTGCGGCTGAAACAAGCAGTAGCACGGACTGCGCAGCGGCAACTGAGACTCAAGCTTACGATGTCAACTGTGGCGAAGGTGGTAACAAGGGCGGTGGTACTGGTGTTAAGGCGCCGAAAGTCATCACGGTACCATGTGATTTGGTAATCACTTCGCTAGGGTATTATGGAGATAGCATTCCTGGTGTTGAGTTCGATCATGCTCGAGGAGTTATATCGCACGTTGGCGGTCGAGTAAAGGGGCAACCACGACTGTACTGCACCGGCTGGGCGAAGAACGGACCAAAGGGGATCATTGCTCACGCACTCATGGACGCGCAAGTAACTGCTGCAACTGTTCTTGAAGACCTTGACAATAGTGCTCTTCCAACGGGAGGTAGTGACGGTGCTTTCTGCGGAAAGTACGGTTTGGTGGACTACTTTGTTGAGAAGCGAATGGAACCTGTGTCGGTGGCTGGTCTTGAGCGTATAATGCATGTGGAGTTGGAGCGTGGCGTGGATATGGGAAAGAGACTGGAGAAGATTGACGACGTTCGGGCGATGCTTGACGTGGCTCTCGGCGGAGCCATTGGGAAGAAGGCAAACAATGCGATACGAGGTATTATGAATGAGCGGCCAGACGCGTTGTTGTACCTTAACGAACTCCTGGACGACACAACGGACTTGGCGCCTCTTGCGCGGCAACTGGCTCGCGACTTGCCACCTGTCATGGCGGAACAACATCCACCAGGGAGGCTCCATCCATCACAGCTGTGA
- a CDS encoding ubiquitin-conjugating enzyme variant Kua homologue, putative, which translates to MSIDVVPATETAAAAATTATYMDNIISVRKANAKKLAGGYTQTKRIAEICYFSLAVCLWMRNVAIVVLYLLHSSESSSNQLLWSPLMILSAMVLSDFISGVAHWSFDTWGTPETFLFGNFIRSFREHHVNQMAMTKHDFIETNADTTLPLIPLLLIQLYFLGCNSKNNSTFRHNIDNDNAGFHVFFLTFALFIGMTNELHKWAHLPAPHPFARLLMSCRIVLTRKSHRRHHRGSYDRSYCITTGWLNAPLDRVDFWRNAEAVVTALTGAVPRANDRELLGVRHKEETDGEGCNEEFGGL; encoded by the coding sequence ATGTCGATAGATGTGGTTCCTGCTACCGAAACCGCTGCAGCTGCAGCCACTACCGCTACTTACATGGACAACATTATTTCTGTTCGAAAGGCCAACGCAAAGAAACTCGCTGGTGGTTATACTCAAACGAAACGAATAGCAGAAATTTGTTACTTCTCCTTAGCGGTTTGCCTTTGGATGAGAAACGTTGCAATTGTGGTACTCTATTTACTGCACAGTAGCGAATCGTCTTCCAATCAGTTATTATGGAGCCCATTGATGATTCTGTCGGCTATGGTATTGTCTGACTTCATTAGTGGCGTGGCCCACTGGAGTTTTGATACGTGGGGAACCCCGGAGACATTTCTGTTCGGTAACTTTATACGCTCCTTCCGGGAGCATCACGTTAACCAAATGGCCATGACCAAACACGATTTTATTGAGACGAATGCCGACACAACTTTACCCCTGATCCCTCTGTTACTGATCCAATTATACTTCCTAGGTTGCAATTCCAAGAATAATTCAACATTCCGACACAACATCGACAATGACAACGCTGGTTTCCATGTATTTTTCCTTACTTTCGCACTTTTCATTGGTATGACTAATGAGCTTCACAAGTGGGCTCACCTGCCGGCGCCGCATCCCTTCGCTCGCCTGCTCATGTCGTGTAGAATTGTTCTCACACGTAAAAGTCACCGCAGGCATCATCGTGGGAGTTATGACCGCAGTTATTGCATTACAACTGGGTGGTTGAATGCCCCGCTTGACCGAGTTGACTTTTGGCGGAATGCCGAGGCAGTTGTAACGGCATTGACGGGTGCGGTTCCACGGGCAAATGATAGGGAGTTGTTAGGCGTAcgacataaagaagaaacggacGGGGAGGGCTGCAATGAGGAATTTGGAGGGTTGTGA
- a CDS encoding vacuolar protein sorting-associated protein 35,putative encodes MYGHVVVEEPPAVLSLQGPLLTPQQEQEKWLCDSLETVKEVEAEMKLYIRRREQRNVWNAAAKMLAEMRTDVLAPQYYYELYLKVFDVLQVLHQFVEDEYREGCSLEEMYDVVQHTGSIVPRLYLLITVGSVAIKSGEQPAVEIMRDLVEMCKGVQHPTRGMFLRHYLLTVTKNRLPGEGGYAGSKSTEGGGGTVDETIELLLQNFKEMNWLWIRMDLKGQQRTGDQQRTQQRARRDRKELCVLVGMNIVRLAQLDGVERETYQTSILPRLLQIIVGYRESLAQQYLFEVVVQVFPDEFHLFSLEQLLAALGQLQSKVDVSAILSALLQRLGKYAELMNEGVAEAGSSTEKELLMTMFDTVKTRLDDMADATKTALQVLHGGDVNTQGKDGVEGVSILSGKSKHPYMLTFFSYIKSMYSLAELALKVNPATAPQNIGLIFTGIANRLPPALEQNIMLGVGRLIIRVIECLKDPSVVLDLEGIDVLVQPLCASTRRSIALALCTACLHSPSYRISTIKLAARLFELIAPLVYDEGDVAGGSNQPEKPVQEGTTFTGETQIDEKSAEEQQLVCRVLHLLQCDDVGIQAKIMNGVRKQLTKGGPQRIVATLPTLLSMYMQLALRVMKGATVTLDPDTAEAGEEERGSGGEGKPTENVEKTKSVTTFDMEEARALCSKIFHFVHSGDGKGVLEVLAGEAPQQAFYLYLSSAATADVCELSEVIYEHFVSAFQIYEQSGVDMSEQIAMVGYAVAQLHALHSLPEETYELLATKVCQYSSKLLRKSDQSRLVALCAHLFWKKDLSQDSNNRIVECLQRALKIANHVASQQPKQQQQLFVELLNLFLHYYAGRAPGVTARHVTSLLDLAQDSLTKLKQQDDDEDNENEDEKDRSVKGETSEEVQRYYDNTIQYIRTRQEVDERWKEIGMTEGEGEAADNE; translated from the coding sequence ATGTACGGCCATGTTGTGGTGGAGGAGCCACCAGCAGTTTTATCCCTTCAGGGACCACTTCTTACACCACAGCAGGAGCAGGAGAAATGGCTCTGTGATTCGCTTGAGACGGTGAAGGAGGTTGAAGCCGAAATGAAACTGTACATCCGCCGCCGAGAGCAGCGTAACGTGTGGAACGCAGCAGCGAAAATGTTAGCGGAGATGCGAACCGATGTTCTAGCTCCACAGTATTATTATGAGCTTTACTTGAAGGTATTCGACGTACTACAGGTTCTACATCAGTTTGTGGAAGATGAATATCGAGAGGGGTGCTCGCTGGAGGAGATGTATGATGTGGTGCAGCACACGGGGAGTATTGTCCCACGTTTGTATCTGCTGATCACCGTTGGGTCGGTGGCCATCAAGTCAGGGGAACAACCGGCTGTTGAAATAATGCGCGATTTGGTGGAAATGTGCAAAGGCGTACAGCACCCCACGCGCGGGATGTTCCTTCGCCACTATTTGCTAACCGTGACGAAGAACAGACTACCAGGTGAAGGCGGTTACGCAGGTTCTAAGTCCACAGAGGGCGGAGGCGGGACGGTAGATGAAACGATTGAGCTGCTTCTGCAAAACTTCAAAGAAATGAACTGGCTGTGGATCCGCATGGATCTAAAGGGGCAACAACGTACTGGGGACCAGCAGCGAACACAACAGCGGGCGCGCAGGGATCGAAAGGAGTTGTGTGTACTCGTTGGCATGAACATTGTGCGTCTcgctcagcttgacggtgtGGAGCGCGAAACTTATCAAACCTCCATACTTCCGCGTCTCCTTCAAATAATTGTGGGTTATCGTGAGTCACTTGCGCAACAGTACCTTTTTGAGGTGGTTGTGCAGGTGTTTCCTGACGAGTTCCATCTGTTCAGTCTTGAACAGTTACTCGCTGCTCTGGGGCAGCTTCAGTCCAAGGTGGATGTAAGTGCCATACTTTCTGCGCTATTGCAACGGTTGGGAAAGTATGCTGAGTTGATGAATGAGGGAGTGGCGGAAGCCGGGAGCAGTACCGAGAAGGAACTGTTGATGACGATGTTTGATACAGTGAAAACTCGTCTTGACGACATGGCAGATGCTACCAAGACCGCTCTCCAAGTCCTGCACGGCGGCGACGTAAATACCCAAGGGAAGGATGGGGTAGAGGGCGTCTCCATTCTTTCCGGCAAGAGCAAGCATCCATACATGttaactttcttttcgtaCATTAAGTCAATGTACAGTTTGGCTGAACTTGCGCTCAAAGTAAACCCCGCTACGGCTCCACAAAATATTGGGCTTATTTTCACGGGCATTGCGAACCGTTTGCCTCCCGCACTTGAACAAAACATAATGCTTGGGGTGGGCCGTCTCATTATCCGCGTGATAGAGTGCCTGAAAGATCCTAGCGTGGTGCTGGACCTTGAGGGCATTGATGTGTTGGTACAACCTCTGTGCGCCTCCACACGTCGCTCCATCGCTCTTGCACTCTGTACAGCATGCTTGCATTCCCCCTCGTATCGAATTTCTACCATCAAGTTGGCTGCGCGGCTGTTTGAACTTATTGCGCCACTCGTATACGACGAAGGCGATGTTGCGGGGGGAAGCAACCAGCCTGAAAAACCTGTCCAGGAGGGTACAACTTTTACCGGTGAAACTCAAATCGACGAGAAGAGTGCGGAGGAACAACAGCTTGTCTGTCGTGTGCTTCATTTACTACAGTGTGACGATGTAGGGATTCAAGCGAAGATAATGAACGGTGTGAGGAAACAACTGACAAAAGGTGGGCCGCAGCGGATTGTAGCCACTTTGCCGACGCTTTTGTCCATGTATATGCAGTTGGCACTGCGCGTCATGAAAGGGGCCACGGTGACGCTAGATCCCGACACAGCAGAAgcaggggaggaggagagagggagtggtggggaggggaaaccGACCGAAAAcgtagaaaaaacaaaatccgTTACCACTTTTGACATGGAGGAGGCTAGGGCTCTGTGTTCTAAGATATTCCATTTTGTTCATTCTGGTGATGGCAAGGGTGTATTGGAGGTACTCGCGGGTGAGGCCCCACAGCAAGCATTCTACCTCTACCTTTCTAGTGCTGCCACGGCAGACGTATGTGAGCTTTCCGAGGTGATCTACGAACATTTTGTGAGTGCGTTTCAAATATATGAACAATCCGGTGTTGACATGAGCGAGCAAATTGCAATGGTCGGGTACGCCGTGGCGCAACTGCATGCCTTACACTCGCTGCCAGAGGAAACATATGAGCTTTTGGCTACCAAGGTGTGCCAATATTCTTCCAAGCTGTTGCGTAAGAGTGATCAGAGCCGCCTTGTAGCTCTTTGTGCACATCTCTTCTGGAAAAAAGACCTTTCACAGGACAGTAATAATCGCATTGTGGAATGCCTACAGCGAGCACTGAAGATTGCTAACCATGTGGCTTCTCAACAAccaaagcagcaacagcaactgtTCGTAGAGTTGCTTAACCTTTTCCTACACTACTATGCTGGACGTGCCCCTGGTGTCACCGCTCGGCACGTCACCAGTCTTCTTGATCTCGCACAGGACTCTCTCACCAAGCTTAAGCAACAAGACGATGATGAAGATAACGAGAATGAAGATGAAAAGGACAGGAGTGTCAAGGGGGAGACTAGTGAAGAGGTGCAGCGGTACTACGACAACACAATTCAGTACATTCGTACACGGCAGGAAGTCGATGAGCGGTGGAAGGAAATTGGCATGACAGAGGGAGAAGGCGAAGCCGCTGATAATGAGTAG
- a CDS encoding chaperone protein DNAj, putative: protein MVKETEYYELLGVAVDATENDIKRAYRRLALRYHPDKNPDNAEAAEMFKQISHAYEVLSDEDKRKLYDQHGKDGLSGGGDEGEFDASDIFSMFFGGGRRQRGERKPRDLVHELAVSLEDMYNGRVKRVAVTRDRLCSQCDGSGVRPGAQQQMCEACNGQGIQVLVQHIIPGVRQQVQLTCQNCGGCGKYVRESDVCQRCHGKQMVRDEKVLEVPIERGMKADDAIRFEGEGDEVLGVRLKGDVLIILAEKPHDVFRRVGDHLIMNYRITLQEALCGFELPVQHLDKRMLLIKIPAGQVIDPEAGWVVHREGMPLPNTSGIERGNLIIHFEVEYPTKLSSRQIDLIADAFHVSEGFPHVGGQKVVLRDETARRQRRNTASARQAQQRRSRDTRGFDNPDVFGMGFGGGQTAHQCTQQ, encoded by the coding sequence ATGGTCAAGGAAACAGAGTACTACGAGCTGCTTGGCGTAGCGGTTGATGCTACTGAAAATGACATCAAACGCGCTTATCGGCGGTTGGCCCTGCGATACCATCCTGACAAAAACCCTGACAACGCAGAGGCTGCGGAGATGTTCAAACAGATTAGTCACGCCTATGAAGTTCTCAGTGATGAGGATAAGAGAAAACTGTACGACCAGCACGGGAAAGATGGACTTAGTGGTGGCGGTGATGAGGGTGAATTTGACGCATCGGATATCTTCTCCATGTTCTTCGGTGGTGGGCGGCGACAACGTGGCGAGCGTAAACCAAGGGATCTCGTACACGAACTGGCGGTATCGCTAGAAGATATGTACAATGGGCGTGTGAAGCGTGTTGCAGTCACGCGTGACAGGTTATGTAGCCAATGCGATGGGAGTGGTGTGCGCCCTGGGGCTCAACAGCAAATGTGTGAGGCATGCAATGGCCAAGGCATACAAGTGCTTGTGCAGCACATAATTCCCGGTGTTCGCCAGCAGGTGCAGTTAACATGCCAAAACTGTGGGGGCTGCGGCAAGTATGTGAGGGAGAGCGACGTTTGCCAGCGCTGCCATGGGAAGCAAATGGTAAGGGATGAAAAAGTTTTGGAGGTACCAATCGAGCGGGGTATGAAGGCGGATGATGCGATACGTTTTGAAGGCGAGGGAGATGAAGTGCTGGGGGTGCGACTAAAGGGAGATGTGCTCATCATTCTAGCGGAAAAGCCACATGACGTATTCCGTCGAGTAGGAGATCATCTCATCATGAACTATCGCATCACTTTACAGGAAGCTCTCTGTGGCTTTGAGCTCCCGGTACAGCACTTAGACAAACGAATGCTGCTGATAAAGATCCCAGCTGGGCAAGTGATTGACCCGGAGGCAGGTTGGGTGGTCCATCGCGAAGGTATGCCGCTGCCGAACACGAGCGGAATCGAGCGAGGTAACCTCATCATCCACTTCGAGGTGGAGTACCCGACGAAGTTAAGCTCACGGCAGATTGATCTGATCGCGGACGCCTTTCACGTATCTGAAGGGTTCCCCCACGTGGGAGGGCAGAAAGTTGTGCTTCGGGATGAGACCGCACGACGGCAGAGAAGGAATACGGCATCGGCCAGGCAGGCGCAACAGCGGCGTTCCAGGGATACTCGCGGCTTTGACAACCCGGATGTCTTCGGTATGGGATTCGGTGGAGGTCAAACAGCACATCAGTGTACTCAACAGTAG